The proteins below are encoded in one region of Brachyspira intermedia PWS/A:
- a CDS encoding phage GP46 family protein has protein sequence MLEIDLNKYNNIEYLVSMSIYSNKNKWWADNYFGSDLFAKKDKLSKETQNEVKRIITDSIEWIVEDGLAKDIEVDTEIENKSRLNYSVLVRKPDNNTEIIKGVWNNE, from the coding sequence ATGTTAGAAATAGATCTAAATAAATATAATAATATAGAATATCTTGTTTCTATGAGCATCTATTCCAATAAAAATAAATGGTGGGCAGACAATTATTTTGGAAGCGATTTATTTGCCAAAAAAGATAAATTAAGCAAAGAAACTCAAAATGAAGTAAAAAGAATAATAACTGATTCTATTGAATGGATAGTTGAGGATGGACTTGCAAAAGATATAGAAGTTGATACTGAAATAGAAAATAAAAGCAGATTAAATTATTCTGTTTTAGTCAGAAAGCCTGATAATAATACAGAAATTATAAAAGGAGTATGGAATAATGAATGA
- a CDS encoding baseplate J/gp47 family protein: MNESLEQLKAKILNQYYSELNPLENTPKYNLVKVIANVEAGIQYSLLGDIEFLKKQIFPDTAEKDFLRAHWADRVPPLYAEVASGSILIEGIPGVSIPAGCVFSSNIGNTYFNSKSYIIENDGSIEIEVQAQNAGSSYNLKKDSKLSLTSNLISNVSSEAVVKKDIEGGTDGETDENYLLRVLNYVKSSLNGKSGDFAAWALNASSEVSKAWEFKNFNIFGALLIVVLGGNSETGFYKISNIERIQTYIENVAPPIIFTVKALDLIYINLTIDLLPLEDTMINRKYCENTIKEYFLEKAKPDMFINTSTLRDLIVDGVSISNASVTIEDGDKYISQLQFPVLGSILWV; the protein is encoded by the coding sequence ATGAATGAATCTTTAGAACAATTAAAAGCAAAAATATTAAATCAATATTACAGTGAATTAAATCCGCTTGAAAATACTCCTAAATATAATTTAGTAAAAGTAATAGCAAATGTAGAAGCTGGTATTCAATATTCTCTTTTGGGTGATATAGAGTTTTTAAAAAAACAAATCTTTCCTGATACAGCAGAAAAGGATTTTTTAAGAGCTCATTGGGCTGATAGAGTACCGCCTCTATATGCTGAGGTGGCAAGCGGAAGTATTTTAATAGAAGGAATACCAGGAGTTTCAATACCAGCAGGATGTGTTTTTTCATCAAATATTGGTAATACTTATTTTAATTCTAAATCATATATAATTGAAAATGATGGAAGTATTGAAATTGAAGTGCAGGCTCAAAATGCAGGAAGCAGCTATAATTTAAAAAAAGACTCAAAATTATCTCTTACTTCTAACTTAATTTCTAATGTAAGCAGTGAAGCGGTGGTAAAAAAAGATATAGAAGGCGGTACAGATGGAGAAACTGATGAAAACTATTTACTTAGGGTATTAAATTATGTAAAAAGCAGTTTAAATGGTAAATCAGGAGATTTTGCGGCTTGGGCTTTAAATGCTTCAAGTGAGGTATCTAAGGCTTGGGAGTTTAAAAACTTTAATATCTTTGGGGCTTTACTTATAGTAGTTCTTGGAGGTAATTCTGAAACAGGTTTCTATAAAATATCAAATATAGAAAGAATACAAACATATATAGAAAATGTGGCTCCTCCAATTATTTTTACAGTAAAAGCACTTGATTTGATTTATATTAATTTAACTATAGATTTATTACCTCTTGAAGATACTATGATAAATAGAAAATATTGTGAGAATACTATAAAAGAATATTTTTTAGAGAAAGCTAAACCTGATATGTTTATCAATACAAGTACATTAAGAGATTTAATTGTAGATGGAGTTAGTATTTCTAATGCTTCAGTAACTATAGAAGATGGTGATAAATATATTAGTCAATTACAATTTCCAGTTTTAGGAAGTATATTATGGGTTTAA
- a CDS encoding DUF2313 domain-containing protein, which yields MGLIASKEQYFEAVKSLYPEGLFFERQFENKDSDIYKLVKVQSEMIYNLKKELNKLWLESRLETCTEDTIEDYERILSGILRPDLTLEERKTILLIQNKNKLNIDSLNTIINKYYSANIIKIDEKIKPSVFGFSRFGNDRIFNYRAFCIIMIYLTIEDPSKKQELEKFLDTIFMANKIIIYNYILPSIEEITVDYINKIIKNYISGCTVQKIEKDFEQSLFAHSKFGRTRIFNYMHSNSIIIYVTLAGKRKRALFEDIFYTIFSINTDKTIFFVYVIPAEIDLNDLNKNIEKYDAHILKSFNYFESSELGDLKTGQIRILNYINHRTIIFYVQLNNQNQKDNFESYIRSIYPENIVFFEYIN from the coding sequence ATGGGTTTAATAGCATCAAAAGAACAATATTTTGAAGCAGTGAAAAGCCTTTACCCTGAAGGACTATTTTTTGAAAGACAGTTTGAAAATAAAGATTCTGATATATATAAACTTGTTAAAGTACAATCAGAAATGATTTATAATTTAAAAAAAGAGTTGAATAAACTTTGGCTTGAATCAAGACTTGAAACTTGTACAGAAGATACTATAGAAGATTATGAAAGAATATTATCTGGTATATTAAGACCAGATCTAACTTTAGAAGAAAGAAAAACTATTCTATTGATACAGAATAAAAATAAATTAAATATAGATTCATTAAATACAATAATAAATAAATATTATTCAGCTAATATTATAAAAATAGATGAAAAAATTAAGCCTTCTGTTTTTGGTTTTAGCAGATTTGGTAATGATAGGATTTTTAATTATAGGGCTTTCTGTATAATAATGATTTATTTAACCATAGAAGATCCTTCTAAAAAACAAGAATTAGAAAAATTCTTAGACACTATATTTATGGCTAATAAAATTATTATATATAATTATATACTTCCTAGTATAGAAGAAATAACTGTTGATTATATTAATAAAATAATAAAAAATTATATATCTGGATGTACTGTACAGAAAATAGAAAAAGATTTTGAACAAAGTTTATTCGCTCATAGTAAATTTGGAAGAACTAGAATATTTAATTATATGCATTCAAATTCTATTATTATATATGTTACATTAGCAGGAAAAAGAAAACGAGCTTTATTTGAAGATATTTTCTATACAATATTTAGTATAAACACAGATAAAACTATATTTTTTGTATATGTTATTCCAGCTGAAATAGATTTAAATGACTTAAACAAAAATATTGAAAAATATGATGCTCATATATTAAAATCTTTTAATTATTTTGAATCCAGTGAACTTGGAGATTTGAAAACTGGACAAATAAGGATATTAAATTATATAAATCATAGAACTATTATTTTTTATGTACAATTAAATAACCAAAATCAAAAAGATAATTTTGAAAGCTATATTAGATCAATTTATCCAGAAAATATAGTATTTTTTGAATATATAAATTAA
- a CDS encoding tetratricopeptide repeat protein, translating to MVFGSFFVGVIRYEEAIEDFNRAIKLDPNNSDAYLNRGISKSDLGNDKEAIEDFNRAIELEPDNSDAYLNRGISKSDLGNDKEAIEDYNKSIELNPYNEEGYIYRGLSKSNLKRYREAIKDYNKAIELVPNDSEVYLNRGASKGYLKEYESSINDFNKAIELNPNDEHIYFNRGISKFDLKRYREAIEDYNKAIKLNPNYIDAYINRGASKFDLKRYREAIEDFNKAIELNPNANDVYFNLGLSNFNLKKYADVIENFNKVIELNPNYKDAYFLRGICKIYLNNENAIEDFRSFFKINEDNNIYIITILQLFEEYENIEKLFKFIVDIKNNELWENEPITNLISRFDESKNFDDELIKNIKYLLLYEYFLLKILTFDTEEENDIEISHYTSLDILPLLLNVKGNTKESGNIRINNITTANDPKEGKILERILNKNNIDIKIENDEKALTLQTSYSRNKDSLTMFRLYGKKENKEATGICLVLDNKYFNNTYTSPYSYEFKLKIENNKIEMNEKINKEKFQENKRNLYWMLYYNEKENQLIYNKEKSKYAINIIDLNDLNNPNYKAELKEDDKKEDMIKYAFAKIFYYTEEIKKQIEGNEIYKNIKNQLYSYLFENIKYIIKHEAFFEEQELRMLVTNDYKSDEILIDNDNKKLYIDYIKLFDEKSNYIKEIIIGSKVENNEAVAEYIRKVLHSKNTEMNKLDDIKVSISEAPLR from the coding sequence TTGGTTTTTGGCTCGTTTTTTGTTGGGGTTATCAGATATGAGGAGGCTATAGAAGATTTTAATAGAGCTATAAAATTAGATCCAAATAATAGTGATGCATATCTTAATAGAGGAATTTCAAAATCAGATTTAGGAAATGATAAGGAAGCCATAGAAGATTTTAATAGAGCTATAGAATTAGAACCAGATAATAGTGATGCATATCTTAATAGAGGAATTTCAAAATCAGATTTAGGAAATGATAAGGAAGCCATAGAAGATTATAATAAATCCATAGAATTAAATCCATATAATGAAGAAGGATATATTTATAGAGGTTTGTCTAAATCAAATTTAAAAAGATATAGGGAAGCTATAAAAGATTATAATAAAGCTATAGAATTAGTTCCAAATGATAGTGAGGTGTATCTTAATAGGGGAGCTTCAAAAGGATATTTAAAAGAATATGAAAGTTCTATAAATGATTTTAATAAGGCTATAGAATTAAATCCAAATGATGAACATATATATTTTAATAGAGGTATTTCAAAATTTGATTTAAAAAGATATAGAGAAGCTATAGAAGATTATAATAAAGCTATAAAATTAAATCCAAATTATATAGATGCATATATTAATAGAGGGGCTTCAAAATTTGATTTAAAAAGATATAGAGAAGCTATAGAAGATTTTAATAAGGCTATAGAACTAAATCCAAATGCTAATGATGTATATTTTAATTTAGGACTTTCAAATTTCAATTTGAAAAAATATGCAGATGTTATAGAAAATTTTAATAAAGTAATAGAATTAAATCCAAATTATAAAGATGCATATTTTTTAAGAGGTATTTGCAAAATTTATTTAAATAATGAAAATGCTATAGAAGATTTTAGAAGTTTTTTTAAAATTAATGAAGATAATAATATATATATAATAACAATATTACAATTATTCGAAGAATATGAGAATATTGAAAAATTATTTAAATTTATAGTTGATATAAAAAATAATGAATTATGGGAAAATGAACCAATAACAAATTTAATTTCTCGCTTTGATGAGAGTAAAAATTTTGATGATGAGCTTATAAAAAATATAAAATATCTTTTATTATACGAATATTTTTTACTCAAAATTTTAACTTTTGATACTGAAGAAGAAAATGATATAGAAATATCTCATTATACTTCTTTAGATATTCTGCCATTATTATTGAATGTTAAAGGAAATACAAAAGAAAGCGGAAATATAAGAATAAATAATATAACAACTGCTAATGATCCTAAAGAAGGAAAAATCTTAGAAAGAATTTTAAATAAAAATAATATAGATATAAAAATAGAAAATGATGAAAAAGCTTTAACATTACAAACATCATATTCAAGAAATAAAGATTCTCTCACAATGTTTAGACTTTATGGTAAAAAAGAAAATAAAGAAGCTACAGGTATATGCTTAGTTTTAGATAATAAATATTTTAACAATACATATACTTCACCTTATTCTTATGAATTCAAATTAAAAATAGAAAATAATAAAATTGAAATGAATGAAAAAATTAACAAAGAAAAATTTCAAGAAAATAAAAGAAATTTATACTGGATGCTTTATTATAATGAGAAAGAAAATCAGCTTATTTATAATAAAGAAAAATCTAAATATGCAATCAATATTATTGATTTAAATGATTTGAATAATCCTAATTATAAAGCAGAGTTAAAAGAAGATGATAAAAAAGAAGATATGATTAAATATGCATTTGCAAAAATATTTTATTATACAGAAGAAATTAAAAAACAAATAGAAGGAAATGAAATTTATAAAAATATTAAAAATCAATTATACAGCTACTTGTTTGAAAATATAAAATACATAATAAAGCATGAAGCATTCTTTGAAGAGCAGGAACTTAGAATGCTTGTAACAAATGATTATAAATCAGATGAGATATTAATTGATAATGATAATAAAAAACTATATATTGATTATATAAAACTTTTTGATGAAAAGAGTAATTATATAAAAGAAATAATAATAGGCTCTAAAGTAGAAAACAATGAAGCAGTTGCAGAATATATAAGAAAGGTACTTCACTCAAAAAATACAGAGATGAATAAATTAGATGATATAAAGGTGAGCATATCAGAAGCCCCTCTTAGATAA
- a CDS encoding methyl-accepting chemotaxis protein — protein sequence MKKINSLAFRMPFVICVMVVVIIIAMLISSIKIGSKGISDSKLGGFNSTIAGYASVLDTWFGLESSLVNTYAVTPVVIRYLEGYQDTSLELLLNTIKNFKNNNLYIINMGLADMNGNIIADSASSALIGRNLKDYIPNAWSQESANKEEIIFSDTLMQSEVTGKWAMPAIKLVKDSNNQNAGYIYVLFDWSILHQTHFSNIDLGTTGGLFITSEKLYNIMDSKYENIANMKINPIYKQAFTGAGSGIITYDVNGEQRTAAYYKMKSRPWIIALAMMDYEIFAQNKKLIIATIIIGIISIVALAIFVSLFIGTITKPLEIVVEEAQEIERGDLSNIKQRIKPRKDEIGVLSKSFVSMRRKLAETITEVNTASNNIVKAAQELSQGNTDLSRRTESQAASLEETASSMEEMASTIKSSTDHAVAGNNMMVASREAVENAGKIIAETTTNIEEVYEASTKIKNITKIIEDIAFQTNILALNAAVEAARAGDQGKGFAVVASEVRNLAQTTQSSVKDITVLVDNTNEKINKATETARQSQDIFIDIQQKIEDTARIMQDISATAMEQQTGVDQVNRAVAEMDTVTQHNASLVQESANTSESLLAQAHVLKDTVSFFKLSADDLKKDNTAKVKKEVNEIKENNQKQKTKTPEIKKQNFEKKTDYKEDSYEVHKSSSKKELKVPPSVERARAMESQKQDNTTVRNDEFGVTYSSTSNGMTDDGFASF from the coding sequence ATGAAGAAAATAAACAGTTTAGCATTTAGAATGCCTTTCGTTATATGTGTTATGGTTGTAGTTATAATAATAGCAATGCTTATATCCTCTATAAAAATAGGGAGTAAGGGAATAAGCGACAGTAAACTTGGAGGCTTCAATAGTACCATAGCAGGATATGCTTCTGTTTTAGATACTTGGTTCGGACTTGAAAGCTCCTTAGTAAATACTTATGCTGTAACTCCTGTAGTTATCAGATATTTAGAAGGTTATCAGGATACTTCATTAGAATTATTATTAAACACAATAAAAAATTTCAAAAACAATAATCTTTATATAATAAATATGGGACTTGCTGATATGAACGGAAATATAATTGCTGATTCCGCATCATCTGCACTTATAGGAAGGAATCTAAAAGATTATATTCCAAATGCTTGGTCTCAAGAATCTGCTAATAAAGAAGAAATTATATTTTCAGATACTTTAATGCAATCTGAAGTTACAGGCAAATGGGCTATGCCTGCTATAAAACTTGTAAAAGACAGTAATAATCAAAATGCAGGATATATATATGTTCTATTTGATTGGTCTATACTCCATCAAACACATTTTTCTAATATAGATTTAGGAACTACAGGAGGACTCTTCATAACTAGTGAAAAACTTTATAATATAATGGATTCAAAATATGAAAATATAGCTAATATGAAAATTAATCCTATATATAAACAAGCATTCACTGGTGCTGGAAGTGGAATAATTACTTATGATGTAAATGGAGAGCAAAGAACAGCTGCTTATTATAAAATGAAAAGTAGACCTTGGATAATAGCTCTTGCTATGATGGATTATGAAATATTTGCTCAGAATAAAAAATTGATAATAGCTACAATAATAATAGGAATCATATCAATAGTGGCACTTGCAATATTTGTAAGTTTATTCATTGGCACTATCACTAAGCCTCTTGAAATAGTGGTTGAAGAAGCTCAGGAAATAGAGAGAGGTGATTTAAGCAATATTAAGCAGCGTATAAAACCTAGAAAAGATGAGATAGGAGTTTTATCAAAATCTTTTGTTAGTATGAGAAGAAAACTTGCTGAAACTATTACAGAAGTTAATACTGCTTCTAATAATATAGTAAAAGCCGCTCAAGAATTATCTCAAGGCAATACTGATTTATCAAGAAGAACAGAATCTCAGGCTGCAAGTCTTGAAGAAACTGCAAGCTCTATGGAAGAGATGGCTTCTACAATAAAATCATCTACAGATCATGCCGTTGCCGGAAATAATATGATGGTTGCTTCAAGAGAGGCCGTTGAGAATGCTGGTAAAATAATTGCTGAAACTACAACAAATATAGAAGAAGTATATGAGGCAAGTACAAAAATCAAAAACATTACTAAAATCATTGAAGATATAGCATTTCAAACTAATATACTTGCTTTGAATGCCGCAGTAGAGGCAGCTAGAGCAGGAGATCAAGGTAAAGGTTTTGCTGTTGTTGCTTCTGAAGTTAGAAACCTAGCACAAACTACTCAATCATCTGTTAAAGACATTACTGTTTTAGTTGACAACACAAATGAAAAAATTAACAAAGCTACAGAAACAGCCCGTCAGTCTCAAGATATATTTATAGACATTCAGCAAAAAATAGAAGATACTGCCAGAATAATGCAGGATATTAGTGCTACTGCTATGGAACAGCAGACAGGAGTAGATCAGGTTAACAGAGCGGTCGCTGAAATGGATACTGTAACTCAGCATAATGCTTCTTTGGTACAGGAAAGTGCAAACACTTCTGAATCGCTTCTTGCTCAGGCCCATGTTCTTAAAGATACTGTAAGTTTCTTTAAATTGAGTGCTGATGACTTGAAAAAAGATAATACAGCAAAAGTTAAAAAAGAAGTTAATGAAATTAAAGAAAATAATCAAAAACAAAAAACTAAAACTCCTGAAATAAAAAAACAGAATTTTGAGAAAAAAACTGATTACAAAGAAGATTCTTATGAAGTACATAAATCTAGTTCTAAAAAAGAATTAAAAGTTCCGCCTTCTGTAGAAAGAGCAAGAGCTATGGAATCTCAAAAGCAGGATAATACTACAGTGAGAAACGATGAATTCGGTGTTACATATTCTTCTACTTCAAATGGTATGACTGATGATGGTTTCGCTTCATTCTAA
- a CDS encoding iron-containing alcohol dehydrogenase — MNFNFYMPSKVIFGCGSLEKLHKQKLPGKKALIVTGGTSVKKYGYLKRLEEQLEKANINYCLFDKILPNPIKDHVMEGAALAKKENCDFVIGIGGGSSMDSSKSIAIMATNEGDYWDYIFGGTGKGKPIPNDPLPIVAITTTAGTGTEADPWTVITNGNEKIGFGYEKTYPYLSIVDPELMKTVPPKLTAYQGFDALFHSTEGYINKIASEMSDLFALKAIELIGKSLADAVKDGNNMEARENVAMANTLSGIVESTSSCTSEHSMEHAMSAYYPKLEHGAGLIIISKEYYTVIANSHDCDEKMINMAKALGKKDADKAMDFVDALVELQKACGVDNLKLSDYGMKKEDLPAIAKNAKFAMGGLFECDPHNFTDEEVLSILEKSYR; from the coding sequence ATGAATTTTAATTTTTATATGCCTAGTAAAGTAATATTTGGATGCGGTTCATTAGAAAAACTTCATAAACAAAAATTACCAGGTAAAAAAGCATTAATAGTTACAGGCGGTACATCTGTAAAAAAATACGGATATTTAAAAAGATTGGAAGAACAATTAGAGAAAGCAAATATAAATTATTGTTTATTTGATAAAATACTTCCAAATCCTATTAAAGACCATGTTATGGAAGGTGCTGCTTTAGCAAAAAAAGAAAATTGTGATTTCGTTATAGGAATAGGCGGCGGAAGCAGTATGGACTCATCAAAGTCTATTGCTATAATGGCTACAAATGAGGGTGATTATTGGGATTATATATTCGGAGGTACAGGTAAAGGAAAGCCTATACCAAATGATCCTTTACCAATAGTAGCAATAACTACAACTGCAGGTACAGGAACAGAAGCAGATCCTTGGACTGTTATAACTAATGGAAATGAAAAAATAGGTTTCGGATATGAAAAAACTTATCCTTATCTTTCTATAGTAGACCCTGAACTTATGAAAACAGTTCCTCCAAAACTTACAGCTTATCAAGGTTTCGATGCATTATTCCACAGCACTGAAGGTTATATAAATAAAATTGCTAGTGAAATGAGCGACTTATTCGCTTTAAAAGCTATAGAGCTTATAGGTAAAAGTTTAGCTGATGCTGTTAAAGATGGTAACAATATGGAAGCTAGAGAGAATGTTGCTATGGCTAATACTTTATCCGGTATAGTAGAAAGTACCTCAAGCTGCACTTCTGAACATTCTATGGAGCATGCTATGAGTGCTTATTATCCTAAACTTGAACATGGTGCAGGACTTATCATTATCAGTAAAGAATATTATACAGTTATTGCTAATTCTCATGACTGTGATGAAAAAATGATAAACATGGCTAAGGCTTTGGGTAAAAAAGATGCTGATAAAGCTATGGATTTTGTTGATGCATTAGTAGAACTTCAAAAAGCATGCGGTGTTGATAATTTGAAACTTTCAGATTATGGAATGAAAAAAGAGGATTTACCTGCTATAGCTAAAAATGCTAAATTTGCTATGGGCGGATTATTTGAATGCGACCCTCATAATTTTACAGATGAAGAAGTTTTAAGCATATTAGAAAAGTCTTATAGATAA
- a CDS encoding tetratricopeptide repeat protein, producing MNHYNFIHNMKADSALSFLKKLDFETLENNDSFFYDFTEKLKKDKRLNIKYNDTAILQLLIDSYIDECAYNGDNESFENVIGSINSILIKNSSNIYARNKAAFLYYTKYIYDYDDIYYDIVSDHIERIIHHNNEVSYFILAILNHLKYVRTKNNNYFNKALDYYKEVLNIIGSDINLSYNIFSLYKSKYSNAEKEKHFNIVAEVYLEILDFDHDNMFALEHAAKLYKEEFLNTKNPDYYLLSINYYIDLYYSVNDIDILLNVGFLHTIMFKYSKYIQFSDDAVSVLKKIEEINNSNNLLYNLLGYVYSIRYSLTKNNKDFSSAINYYNKAKESDNNAYYFMAYLYILCYKNTKDELYFNASLSAFNHLDTDDIDILNSIAYLYECKFSITKNKDDFNNSLFYYNKALAIDCDYLYTYINRFELYRLAFCYFDDVNYFKFVINDYETLLNDGQLNNDNTLSYYMNYNLGCFYHFLYGNSLEDNFSCSNYNLREEFFNKALLFFSHSNSLIAISDLYRLKYIEDHNNNKYFNLSLSYIEKHFNSFRYDIKNLSQKAILYYEAYKVEKDIKYFNTALENFNYALEINEYDKTLYYNLAILNHLQLLENNFENYQSAEKNYLKAIDIDNEYYIAKENLGFLYNNLYSNYNVEEIFNNSLSCFETVLYNNKKSLISLEGLGDIYNLKIHNNDFDKEIKYEYIIKCLEYYNEALNLGVGIDTLYKKLSSIYFLLFSEYDDKIIINDYFDKYINLMHENRILANKYLFILNNVMYDIHKNNKYLIKAGKCLSSLNIDIFSIRLCIDFFKHLFDITKRIKYALFSLFYLEYIINIEKNNIDYYFDMGILHYKIFLKTKNYEYAVNSFHCYSRVLDINPKYPKCNYNRALILKHLFEKTSKMYFIENAFDNLVCSVKLGNIEAYSLMGDIYLLLYKKQKPDEEYLDRAIYNYNMSIENKYYGKNNYEIYFNLGICYYFKYKKHREVNEYFNNSLDYYKKALNINKRNVKIRRFIKYLQIIKKLPRSS from the coding sequence ATGAATCATTATAATTTTATTCATAATATGAAAGCAGATTCTGCTCTTTCCTTTCTCAAAAAACTTGATTTTGAAACATTAGAAAATAATGATTCATTCTTTTATGATTTTACTGAAAAATTAAAAAAAGATAAAAGATTAAATATTAAATATAATGATACTGCCATACTTCAATTATTAATAGATTCATATATAGATGAATGTGCTTATAATGGAGATAATGAAAGTTTTGAAAATGTTATAGGAAGTATAAATTCAATACTTATAAAAAACAGTAGTAATATATATGCAAGAAATAAAGCCGCATTTCTATATTATACTAAATATATTTATGATTATGATGATATTTATTATGATATAGTATCTGATCATATAGAAAGAATAATACATCATAATAATGAAGTTAGTTATTTTATTTTAGCTATATTAAATCATCTAAAGTATGTAAGAACTAAAAATAATAATTATTTTAATAAGGCATTAGACTACTATAAAGAAGTATTGAATATAATAGGCAGTGATATAAATTTAAGCTATAATATTTTCTCATTATATAAATCTAAATATTCAAATGCTGAAAAAGAAAAACATTTCAATATTGTCGCAGAAGTGTATTTAGAAATTTTAGATTTTGATCATGACAATATGTTTGCTTTAGAGCATGCAGCCAAATTATATAAAGAAGAATTTCTTAATACTAAAAACCCTGACTATTATTTGCTTTCTATAAATTATTATATAGATTTGTATTATTCTGTTAATGATATTGATATTTTGCTTAATGTTGGTTTTTTACATACCATCATGTTTAAATATAGTAAGTACATACAATTTTCTGATGATGCTGTTTCCGTTTTAAAAAAGATAGAAGAAATTAATAATTCTAACAATCTATTATATAATCTTTTAGGATATGTTTACAGCATAAGATACAGTTTAACTAAAAATAATAAAGATTTTTCCTCAGCTATTAATTATTATAATAAAGCCAAAGAATCAGACAATAATGCCTATTATTTCATGGCATACCTTTATATATTATGCTATAAAAATACAAAAGATGAATTATATTTCAATGCTTCTTTATCGGCATTTAATCATTTAGATACTGATGATATTGATATATTAAACTCTATTGCCTATCTGTATGAATGCAAATTTTCAATAACTAAAAATAAAGATGATTTTAATAATTCATTATTTTATTATAATAAAGCACTTGCCATAGATTGTGATTATCTTTACACATATATAAATAGATTTGAATTATACAGATTAGCATTTTGCTATTTTGATGATGTGAATTATTTTAAATTTGTTATTAATGATTATGAAACTTTACTAAATGACGGACAATTAAATAATGATAATACATTAAGCTATTATATGAATTATAATTTAGGATGTTTTTATCATTTTTTATATGGTAATAGTTTGGAAGATAATTTCTCATGCTCCAATTATAATTTAAGAGAAGAATTTTTTAATAAAGCATTATTATTTTTCAGCCATTCAAATTCTCTTATTGCTATAAGTGATCTTTACAGACTTAAATATATTGAAGATCATAATAACAATAAATATTTTAACTTATCTCTATCATATATAGAAAAACATTTTAATAGTTTTAGATATGATATCAAAAATTTATCACAAAAAGCAATACTTTATTATGAAGCATACAAAGTAGAAAAAGATATAAAATATTTTAATACCGCTTTAGAAAATTTTAATTATGCTTTAGAAATAAACGAATATGATAAAACATTATATTATAATTTAGCCATTCTTAATCATTTACAATTACTTGAAAACAATTTTGAAAATTATCAATCAGCAGAAAAAAACTATCTTAAAGCTATTGATATTGACAATGAATATTATATTGCAAAAGAGAATTTAGGTTTTTTATATAATAATCTTTACAGCAATTATAATGTTGAAGAAATATTTAATAATAGTTTATCCTGTTTTGAAACTGTACTATATAATAATAAAAAATCATTGATATCATTAGAAGGATTGGGAGATATATACAATTTAAAAATTCACAATAATGATTTTGATAAAGAAATTAAATATGAATATATAATTAAATGTTTAGAATACTATAATGAGGCTTTAAATCTCGGTGTAGGCATAGATACTCTTTATAAAAAATTAAGCAGCATTTATTTTTTATTATTCAGTGAATATGATGATAAAATTATCATAAATGATTATTTCGATAAGTATATAAATCTTATGCATGAAAACAGAATACTTGCAAATAAATATTTATTTATTTTAAATAATGTTATGTATGATATTCATAAAAATAATAAATATCTTATAAAGGCTGGTAAATGTTTAAGCAGTTTGAATATAGATATATTTTCTATAAGGTTATGCATAGATTTTTTTAAACATTTATTTGATATTACAAAAAGAATAAAGTATGCATTGTTCTCATTATTTTATTTGGAATATATAATCAATATAGAAAAAAATAATATAGACTATTATTTTGATATGGGAATTCTGCATTATAAAATATTTTTAAAAACTAAAAATTATGAATATGCTGTAAACTCTTTTCATTGCTATAGCAGAGTTTTGGATATAAATCCTAAATATCCTAAATGCAATTATAATAGAGCTTTAATATTAAAACATTTATTTGAAAAGACTTCAAAAATGTATTTTATAGAAAATGCTTTTGATAATCTAGTATGTTCTGTTAAACTTGGAAATATAGAAGCCTATTCTTTGATGGGAGATATATATTTACTTTTATATAAAAAACAAAAACCAGATGAGGAATATTTAGACAGAGCAATATATAATTATAATATGTCTATAGAAAATAAATATTACGGCAAAAATAATTATGAAATTTATTTTAATTTAGGAATATGCTATTACTTTAAATATAAAAAACACAGAGAAGTAAATGAGTATTTCAATAATTCTTTAGACTATTACAAAAAAGCATTGAACATAAATAAAAGAAATGTAAAGATAAGAAGATTTATTAAGTATCTTCAAATAATCAAAAAACTTCCTCGTTCCTCATAA